The Saccharopolyspora gloriosae genome window below encodes:
- a CDS encoding FAD-dependent monooxygenase has product MRVLVIGAGIGGLAVAKGLIDAGHDVAVFEHADALRDGGAAVTVWSNGTAALGQLGVTLEDVGRPLHSLKSITDTGRLLWEADLADVTERLGSPTIETPRRLLTGKIAAALPAHVLHFGRRCIAVTETSDRVIVDFADGTSAEGDVLIGADGQRSAVRREVLGGSPARLTGWASWQGLTRSDLPVAHGHQTVNIAGRVAHCGFIPAGNGLLHWWFDLPWREGDTPMSLRDLRRMFAGWADPVRPLLAEVGPDDLGFFPHIRHVVPRVWGGARSTLLGDAVHAMPPAVAQAANQTLEDAWLLSHRLADVTGAPEEALRAYEQERRSRVLKVSRTAAFTSAQRSTPLQRVGRLPKWIATRSQVASLRSGSTVLRPVPA; this is encoded by the coding sequence ATGCGCGTTCTCGTCATCGGAGCCGGGATCGGTGGCCTCGCGGTGGCCAAAGGTCTCATCGACGCCGGTCACGACGTTGCGGTCTTCGAACACGCGGACGCGCTGCGCGACGGCGGCGCTGCGGTGACCGTGTGGAGCAACGGAACCGCCGCGCTCGGCCAGCTCGGCGTCACCCTCGAAGACGTCGGGCGCCCGCTGCACTCCTTGAAGTCCATCACCGACACCGGTCGGCTGCTGTGGGAAGCAGACCTGGCCGACGTCACCGAACGCCTCGGCTCGCCCACCATCGAAACCCCGCGCCGCCTGCTCACCGGCAAGATCGCGGCGGCGCTGCCCGCGCACGTGCTGCACTTCGGCCGCCGCTGCATCGCCGTCACCGAGACCTCCGACCGGGTCATCGTGGACTTCGCCGACGGCACCAGCGCCGAAGGCGACGTGCTGATCGGCGCAGACGGGCAGCGGTCCGCGGTGCGCCGCGAAGTGCTCGGCGGCAGCCCCGCGCGGCTGACCGGCTGGGCCAGCTGGCAAGGCCTCACCCGCAGCGACCTGCCCGTGGCGCACGGGCACCAGACCGTGAACATCGCCGGCCGCGTGGCGCACTGCGGGTTCATCCCCGCCGGCAACGGGCTGCTGCACTGGTGGTTCGACCTGCCGTGGCGGGAAGGCGACACCCCGATGTCGCTGCGGGACCTGCGCCGCATGTTCGCCGGCTGGGCGGACCCGGTGCGCCCGCTGCTCGCCGAAGTGGGGCCGGACGACCTCGGTTTCTTCCCGCACATCCGCCACGTCGTGCCCCGCGTCTGGGGCGGGGCACGCAGCACGCTGCTCGGCGACGCGGTGCACGCGATGCCGCCCGCGGTGGCGCAGGCCGCGAACCAGACGCTGGAGGACGCCTGGCTGCTCTCGCACCGGCTCGCCGACGTCACGGGGGCGCCGGAAGAGGCGCTGCGGGCCTACGAGCAGGAGCGGCGCTCCCGGGTGCTCAAGGTCTCGCGCACCGCCGCGTTCACCTCCGCGCAGCGCAGCACCCCGCTGCAGCGCGTCGGCAGGCTCCCGAAGTGGATCGCCACCCGCAGCCAGGTCGCCTCGCTGCGCTCCGGCAGCACCGTCCTGCGGCCCGTTCCCGCCTGA
- a CDS encoding aldo/keto reductase, giving the protein MTQVPNLTLNSGASIPQLGFGVFQVPPEEVIEPVATAIEAGYRSIDTAAAYGNEEGVGKAIAESGVRREDLFVTTKLWNDQQGYDSTLKAFDDSIGKLGLDYVDLYLIHWPAAGQDKYVDTWKAFEKLRADGRAKSIGVSNFQIPHLRRLFEETDVVPALNQIELHPNLQQGDLRAFHREHGILTEAWSPIGQGKGLLEDPTLGSLAEKYGKSPAQIVLRWHIQLGNVVIPKSATPSRIRQNIQVFDFELADDDLAVIAGLDTGTRVGPDPDVLGA; this is encoded by the coding sequence ATGACCCAGGTTCCGAACCTCACGCTCAACAGCGGAGCGTCGATCCCGCAGCTCGGCTTCGGCGTCTTCCAGGTGCCGCCGGAAGAAGTGATCGAGCCGGTGGCCACGGCGATCGAGGCCGGGTACCGCAGCATCGACACCGCTGCTGCCTACGGCAACGAGGAAGGCGTCGGCAAGGCGATCGCCGAATCGGGTGTGCGGCGTGAGGACCTGTTCGTCACCACCAAGCTGTGGAACGACCAGCAGGGCTACGACAGCACCCTGAAGGCGTTCGACGACAGCATCGGCAAGCTCGGCTTGGACTACGTCGACCTGTACTTGATCCACTGGCCCGCCGCCGGGCAGGACAAGTACGTCGACACGTGGAAGGCGTTCGAGAAGCTGCGCGCCGACGGCCGCGCGAAGTCCATCGGCGTCTCGAACTTCCAGATCCCGCACCTGCGCCGGTTGTTCGAGGAGACCGACGTGGTGCCCGCCCTGAACCAGATCGAGCTGCACCCGAACCTCCAGCAGGGCGACCTGCGCGCGTTCCACCGCGAGCACGGCATCCTCACCGAGGCGTGGAGTCCGATCGGCCAGGGCAAGGGCCTGCTGGAGGACCCGACGCTGGGTTCGCTGGCGGAGAAGTACGGCAAGAGCCCCGCGCAGATCGTGCTGCGCTGGCACATCCAGCTCGGCAACGTGGTGATCCCGAAGTCGGCGACGCCGTCGCGCATCCGGCAGAACATCCAGGTGTTCGACTTCGAGCTCGCCGACGACGACCTCGCGGTCATCGCGGGCCTGGACACCGGAACCCGCGTCGGCCCGGACCCGGACGTCCTCGGCGCCTGA
- a CDS encoding MFS transporter — translation MPIALLALAIAAFGIGTTEFVMMGLLPEVASNLHVSLSDASGYISLYALGVVVGAPLLTAGGMRVRRKTMLISMMALFVVGNLASAFAPTHETLLAARFIAGLPHGTFFGVGAVVAAGLVARDKRAQAISMMFIGLTVANIVGVPLGTLLGQSFGWRFTFGVVAAIGVIALIAVAALVPQQPKPTDVSLRGELVAFKRPQVWLAFAVVVFGFAATFSFYSYIKPLLTDVTGFTPTMATALLALFGLGMTAGTVIGGRLADRAPMRTLYVFLSLLAVSLLAFLVTSQSMVLTAINVFVVGLAGFAAIPSIQARILDEAKEAPALGSASIQSTFNIANSLGAYLGGLVIAGGFGLTAPSWVGAILAVVGLGFALLSGWLDRTPRSGEVVASHRCETEQAEAAAPAH, via the coding sequence TTGCCCATTGCCCTGTTGGCACTGGCCATCGCAGCTTTCGGCATTGGAACCACCGAGTTCGTCATGATGGGGCTGCTGCCCGAAGTGGCCTCGAACCTGCACGTGTCGCTGTCCGACGCCAGCGGCTACATCTCGCTGTACGCGCTGGGCGTCGTCGTCGGCGCGCCGCTGCTCACCGCGGGCGGCATGCGCGTCCGGCGCAAGACGATGCTGATCAGCATGATGGCCCTGTTCGTCGTCGGGAACCTGGCCTCCGCGTTCGCCCCCACCCACGAGACGCTGCTGGCCGCCCGGTTCATCGCCGGACTGCCGCACGGCACCTTCTTCGGCGTCGGCGCGGTCGTCGCCGCCGGGCTGGTCGCGCGGGACAAGCGCGCCCAGGCCATCTCGATGATGTTCATCGGCCTCACCGTCGCCAACATCGTCGGCGTCCCGCTGGGCACCCTGCTCGGGCAGTCCTTCGGATGGCGCTTCACCTTCGGCGTGGTCGCGGCCATCGGCGTGATCGCCCTGATCGCCGTCGCCGCCCTGGTGCCGCAGCAGCCCAAGCCGACCGACGTGAGCCTGCGCGGCGAGCTCGTCGCCTTCAAGCGCCCGCAGGTGTGGCTCGCGTTCGCCGTCGTCGTGTTCGGCTTCGCCGCCACGTTCTCCTTCTACAGCTACATCAAGCCGCTGCTCACCGACGTCACCGGCTTCACGCCCACGATGGCCACGGCGCTGCTGGCGCTGTTCGGCCTGGGCATGACCGCCGGGACCGTCATCGGCGGGCGGCTCGCGGACCGGGCACCGATGCGGACGCTGTACGTCTTCCTCTCGCTGCTGGCCGTGTCGCTGCTGGCCTTCCTGGTCACCTCGCAGAGCATGGTGCTGACCGCGATCAACGTGTTCGTAGTCGGGCTGGCGGGCTTCGCCGCGATCCCCAGCATCCAGGCGCGGATTCTGGACGAGGCCAAGGAAGCCCCCGCGCTGGGCTCGGCGAGCATCCAGTCCACGTTCAACATCGCCAACTCGCTCGGCGCCTACCTCGGCGGCCTGGTCATCGCGGGCGGGTTCGGCTTGACCGCGCCCAGCTGGGTCGGCGCGATCCTCGCCGTGGTCGGACTCGGCTTCGCGCTGCTGTCCGGCTGGCTGGACCGGACGCCGCGCTCCGGCGAGGTCGTCGCCTCGCACCGCTGCGAGACCGAGCAGGCGGAGGCGGCCGCCCCCGCGCACTGA
- the ctaD gene encoding cytochrome c oxidase subunit I: MATVHERPSPVPTRAHSGERPAKGSRFLGMLRTTDPKEIGKLYLATAFGFFIVGGAMALLIRGELAQPGLQFLSQEQYNQLFTMHGTIMLLLFATPIVFGFANIILPLQIGAPDVAFPRLNAFSYWLFLFGGLTVVSGLVMPGGAADFGWTAYAPLSRSIYSGGFGGDLWITGLLVSGLGTILGGVNMITTTVCMRAPGMTMWRMPIFTWNILVTSVLILMAFPILTAALFGLLADRHLGAHVFDPATGGAIAYQHLFWFFGHPEVYIVALPFFGIVTEIFPVFSRKPLFGYTGLVYATLLIGMLSVVVWAHHMFATGAVLLPFFSFTTFLIAVPTGVKFFNWIGTMWRGQLTFETPMLFSVGFLATFLLGGLTGVLLAAPPLDFHVHDTYFVVAHFHYVLFGTIVFAVFAGMYFWFPKMTGRMMDERLGKIHFWLTFIGFHTTFLVQHWLGGAGMPRRYADYLSTDGFTGMNVASTVGAFILGASMLPFLWNVFASHRFGTKADVDDPWGHGNSLEWATSCPPPRHNFTELPRIRSVRPAFELHYPHMRRRMEVEAHVVGRHSASEGAESRERG; the protein is encoded by the coding sequence ATGGCCACCGTGCACGAACGGCCGTCCCCGGTCCCGACCCGCGCGCACAGCGGCGAGCGCCCGGCGAAGGGGTCCCGGTTCCTCGGGATGCTGCGCACCACCGACCCGAAGGAGATCGGCAAGCTCTACCTGGCGACGGCGTTCGGCTTCTTCATCGTCGGCGGGGCGATGGCGCTGCTCATCCGCGGCGAACTGGCCCAGCCGGGGCTCCAGTTCCTGTCCCAGGAGCAGTACAACCAGCTGTTCACGATGCACGGCACGATCATGCTGCTGCTGTTCGCGACGCCGATCGTGTTCGGCTTCGCGAACATCATCCTGCCGCTGCAGATCGGCGCTCCCGACGTGGCGTTCCCACGGCTCAACGCGTTCTCGTACTGGTTGTTCCTGTTCGGCGGGCTGACCGTGGTGAGCGGGCTGGTGATGCCGGGCGGCGCCGCGGACTTCGGCTGGACCGCGTACGCGCCGCTGTCGCGCTCGATCTACAGCGGCGGCTTCGGCGGCGACCTGTGGATCACGGGGCTGCTGGTCAGCGGGTTGGGCACCATCCTCGGCGGGGTCAACATGATCACGACGACGGTGTGCATGCGCGCTCCGGGCATGACGATGTGGCGGATGCCGATCTTCACCTGGAACATCCTGGTGACCAGCGTCCTGATCCTGATGGCGTTCCCGATCCTGACCGCGGCGCTGTTCGGCCTGCTGGCGGACCGGCACCTCGGGGCGCACGTGTTCGACCCGGCCACCGGCGGGGCGATCGCCTACCAGCACCTGTTCTGGTTCTTCGGGCATCCGGAGGTCTACATCGTGGCGCTGCCGTTCTTCGGCATCGTCACCGAGATCTTCCCCGTGTTCAGCCGCAAACCCCTGTTCGGCTACACCGGCCTGGTGTACGCGACGCTGCTCATCGGGATGCTGTCGGTGGTGGTGTGGGCGCACCACATGTTCGCGACGGGCGCGGTGCTGCTGCCGTTCTTCTCGTTCACGACGTTCCTGATCGCGGTGCCGACGGGCGTGAAGTTCTTCAACTGGATCGGCACGATGTGGCGCGGGCAGCTCACGTTCGAGACGCCCATGCTGTTCTCCGTCGGGTTCCTGGCGACGTTCCTGCTGGGCGGGCTCACGGGCGTGCTGCTGGCCGCGCCGCCGCTGGACTTCCACGTGCACGACACGTACTTCGTGGTGGCGCACTTCCACTACGTGCTGTTCGGGACGATCGTGTTCGCGGTGTTCGCCGGGATGTACTTCTGGTTCCCGAAGATGACCGGCCGGATGATGGACGAACGCCTCGGCAAGATCCACTTCTGGCTCACGTTCATCGGTTTCCACACGACGTTCCTGGTGCAGCACTGGCTGGGCGGGGCCGGGATGCCGCGGCGCTACGCGGACTACCTGTCCACGGACGGCTTCACCGGCATGAACGTCGCTTCGACCGTGGGCGCGTTCATCCTGGGCGCTTCGATGCTGCCGTTCCTGTGGAACGTGTTCGCCAGCCACCGGTTCGGGACGAAGGCCGACGTGGACGATCCGTGGGGGCACGGGAACTCGCTGGAGTGGGCGACGTCCTGCCCGCCGCCGCGGCACAACTTCACGGAGCTGCCGCGCATCCGGTCGGTGCGGCCCGCGTTCGAGCTGCACTACCCGCACATGCGGCGCCGGATGGAGGTGGAGGCGCACGTGGTCGGACGGCATTCCGCTTCCGAAGGGGCGGAATCCCGCGAACGCGGATGA
- a CDS encoding DUF427 domain-containing protein, with product MALTLGGGPLTTRPPEAVNYRIDGPPHRLFLHDFPRRVRALFGGEVVLDSDRARLLHESNLLPQLYVPTEDVRTDLLQPTSHSTHCPFKGDAAYHSVRAGDRIAENAVWHYPRPTESAPWLEGLVALYWGSMDAWFDEDEEVFGHIRDPYHRFDVRSTGRHVRVLAGDVVVAESRRAKLLSETGLPNRYYLPREDVRTELLEPSATHTVCPYKGTASYASLRVGERRLPDAAWSYPEPFDGALAIADRLCFLSDDLTTEIDGEPL from the coding sequence ATGGCACTGACCCTGGGCGGCGGACCGCTCACGACTCGCCCGCCGGAGGCGGTCAACTACCGGATCGACGGACCCCCGCACCGGTTGTTCCTGCACGACTTCCCGCGCCGGGTCCGGGCGCTGTTCGGCGGTGAGGTGGTGCTCGACAGCGACCGCGCGCGGCTGCTGCACGAGAGCAACCTGCTGCCGCAGCTCTACGTGCCCACCGAGGACGTGCGGACGGACCTGCTGCAGCCGACCTCGCACAGCACGCACTGCCCGTTCAAGGGCGACGCGGCGTACCACTCGGTGCGGGCGGGCGACCGGATCGCGGAGAACGCGGTCTGGCACTACCCGCGGCCTACGGAGTCCGCGCCGTGGCTGGAGGGCCTCGTCGCCCTCTACTGGGGCTCGATGGACGCCTGGTTCGACGAGGACGAAGAGGTCTTCGGCCACATCCGCGACCCGTACCACCGGTTCGACGTCCGCAGCACCGGCAGGCACGTGCGGGTGCTGGCCGGGGACGTGGTGGTCGCTGAGAGCAGGCGCGCGAAGCTGCTGTCCGAAACGGGACTGCCGAACCGCTACTACCTGCCGCGCGAGGACGTGCGCACCGAGCTGCTGGAACCGAGCGCGACGCACACCGTCTGCCCGTACAAGGGCACCGCCTCGTACGCGTCGCTGCGGGTGGGCGAGCGGCGCCTGCCGGACGCGGCGTGGTCGTACCCGGAACCCTTCGACGGCGCGCTCGCCATCGCCGACCGGCTCTGCTTCCTAAGCGATGACCTCACCACCGAGATCGACGGCGAACCGCTCTGA
- a CDS encoding SACE_7040 family transcriptional regulator — protein sequence MSEPATSRPSRREQILDAAAELFARYGFHGVGIDDIGRAVGISGPALYRHFRGKDAMLAEMLTGISDRLLDAGRSRASSTAEPLRTLDELVRRHVEFALTNPALISVHLRDLDSLAANERHRVREAQRGYVEVWVEVLRLARPELDQPTARATVHAVLGLINSTPYSAHLDTAAMTALLHRMAMSALTG from the coding sequence ATGAGCGAGCCGGCCACCTCCCGACCGAGCCGCCGCGAGCAGATCCTCGACGCTGCGGCGGAGCTGTTCGCGCGCTACGGGTTCCACGGCGTCGGCATCGACGACATCGGCCGGGCCGTCGGCATCTCCGGGCCCGCGCTGTACCGGCACTTCCGCGGCAAGGACGCGATGCTCGCCGAGATGCTCACCGGCATCAGCGACCGGCTGCTCGACGCGGGGCGCAGCCGGGCCAGCTCCACCGCCGAACCGCTGCGCACGCTGGACGAACTGGTGCGCAGGCACGTCGAGTTCGCCCTCACCAACCCGGCGCTGATCAGCGTGCACCTGCGCGACCTGGACAGCCTCGCCGCGAACGAGCGGCACCGGGTCCGGGAAGCCCAGCGCGGCTACGTGGAGGTGTGGGTGGAGGTGCTGCGCCTGGCGCGGCCCGAGCTCGACCAGCCCACCGCGCGCGCCACCGTGCACGCGGTGCTCGGCCTGATCAACTCGACGCCCTACAGCGCGCACCTCGACACCGCGGCCATGACCGCCCTGCTGCACCGCATGGCCATGTCCGCACTGACGGGCTGA
- a CDS encoding carboxyl transferase domain-containing protein: MDAPVLTSTIDAEAERPARFAAEHAALVDDLNARLATARLGGPEKSRLRHVERGKLLPRDRVDAVLDRGSPFLELSPLAAHELYDGDAPSAGIITGIGRVSGRECVIVANDATVKGGTYYPMTVKKHLRAQEVALHNNLPCLYLVDSGGAFLPRQDEVFPDREHFGRIFYNQATMSARGIPQIAAVLGSCTAGGAYVPAMSDEAVIVREQGTIFLGGPPLVKAATGAEVTAEELGGGDLHSRTSGVTDHLAEDDADALRIVRSIVSTLGPRAPRPWEVVAPEEPAVLPDDLYAVVPTDSRTPYDVHEVIARIVDGSRFQEFKRDYGTTLVTGFARLHGHPVGIVANNGILFGESALKGAHFIELCDKRSIPLVFLQNISGFMVGQEYEAGGIAKHGAKMVTAVACARVPKFTVVIGGSFGAGNYSMCGRAYSPRFLWMWPNARVSVMGGEQAASVLATVRRDQFDARGEHWSDEAEDEFKNPIREQYEQQGHPYYSTARLWDDGVIDPKQTRSVLGLALSVAANAPLDPVGYGVFRM, from the coding sequence GTGGATGCGCCCGTCCTGACCAGCACGATCGATGCGGAGGCCGAACGGCCCGCCCGGTTCGCCGCCGAACACGCGGCCCTGGTCGACGACCTCAACGCCCGGCTCGCGACGGCCAGGCTCGGCGGACCGGAGAAGTCCCGCCTGCGCCACGTCGAACGCGGCAAGCTGCTGCCCCGCGACCGGGTGGACGCGGTGCTGGACCGGGGCTCGCCGTTCCTGGAGCTGTCCCCGCTGGCCGCGCACGAGCTCTACGACGGCGACGCGCCGTCGGCCGGGATCATCACCGGCATCGGCCGCGTCTCCGGGCGCGAATGCGTGATCGTCGCCAACGACGCCACCGTCAAGGGCGGCACCTACTACCCGATGACGGTCAAGAAGCACCTGCGCGCCCAAGAGGTCGCGCTGCACAACAACCTGCCCTGCCTGTACCTGGTGGACTCCGGCGGCGCGTTCCTGCCCAGGCAGGACGAGGTGTTCCCGGACCGCGAGCACTTCGGGCGGATCTTCTACAACCAGGCCACCATGTCCGCGCGCGGCATCCCGCAGATCGCCGCCGTGCTCGGCTCCTGCACCGCCGGCGGCGCCTACGTGCCCGCGATGAGCGACGAAGCGGTGATCGTGCGCGAGCAGGGCACGATCTTCCTCGGCGGCCCGCCGCTGGTGAAGGCCGCGACCGGTGCCGAGGTCACCGCCGAAGAGCTCGGCGGCGGCGACCTGCACTCGCGGACCTCCGGCGTCACCGACCACCTAGCGGAGGACGACGCGGACGCGCTGCGCATCGTGCGCTCCATCGTCAGCACCCTCGGTCCGCGCGCGCCGCGGCCGTGGGAGGTCGTCGCGCCGGAAGAGCCCGCCGTGTTGCCGGACGACCTCTACGCCGTCGTGCCCACCGACAGCCGCACCCCCTACGACGTGCACGAGGTCATCGCCCGCATCGTCGACGGCAGCCGGTTCCAGGAGTTCAAGCGCGACTACGGCACCACGCTCGTCACCGGCTTCGCCCGGCTGCACGGACATCCCGTGGGCATCGTCGCCAACAACGGCATCCTGTTCGGCGAGTCCGCGCTCAAGGGCGCGCACTTCATCGAGCTCTGCGACAAGCGCTCGATCCCGCTGGTGTTCCTGCAGAACATCTCCGGGTTCATGGTCGGCCAGGAGTACGAGGCGGGCGGCATCGCCAAGCACGGCGCGAAGATGGTCACCGCCGTGGCCTGCGCGCGGGTGCCGAAGTTCACCGTGGTCATCGGCGGCTCCTTCGGCGCGGGCAACTACTCGATGTGCGGACGGGCGTACTCGCCGCGGTTCCTGTGGATGTGGCCCAACGCGCGGGTCTCCGTGATGGGCGGCGAGCAGGCCGCGTCGGTGCTGGCCACCGTGCGCCGCGACCAGTTCGACGCGCGCGGCGAGCACTGGTCCGACGAGGCCGAGGACGAGTTCAAGAACCCCATCCGCGAGCAGTACGAGCAGCAGGGGCACCCGTACTACTCGACGGCGCGGTTGTGGGACGACGGCGTCATCGACCCGAAGCAGACCAGGTCCGTGCTGGGGCTGGCGCTGTCGGTCGCGGCGAACGCGCCACTGGACCCGGTCGGCTACGGCGTCTTCCGGATGTGA
- a CDS encoding acetyl/propionyl/methylcrotonyl-CoA carboxylase subunit alpha, whose product MASEAVPAEGGRIDAVLVANRGEIAVRVIRTLRALGIRAIAVHSDADRDARHVAEADTSVHIGPSSAAQSYLSVRRVVDAAVRSGAQAVHPGYGFLSENTEFARACAEAGLLFIGPPAAAIEAMGDKIRAKATVTEAGVPVVPGRSDPGMTDADLVDAAHDVGFPVLLKPSAGGGGKGMRLVSDPAKLPEQIASARREAGAAFGDDTLFVERFVARPRHIEVQVLADAHGGVVHLGERECSLQRRHQKIIEEAPSPLLDEQTRQRIGTAAVSVARSVGYVGAGTVEFIVSADRPEDFFFMEMNTRLQVEHPVTELVTTVGGRRGFDLVEWQVRIAAGERLPFAQQDLSLEGHAAEARVYAEDPARGFLPSGGRVLAVHEPTGARVDSGIAAGTVVGSDYDPMLAKVITWGPDRGAALRRLDAALAETAVLGVTTNVAFLRALLGHPEVRAGELDTGLVERNLAELTAESVHPEVLVAAALADLAAAEPDDAVADPWQVPGGWRLGEPAWSTWRYADAEVRVRGRAADAEVSLDGEAGPASAVLHGDRLTVTYRSRVRRYRRAREGDTTWLAADGRTWAVTEHRLLAERAERGAGSGGAITSPMPGTVLSVEISAGQEVRRGQTLFVVEAMKMEHTVTAPLDGTVTSVTARPGTPVALDEALAVLTAHPSHPEEH is encoded by the coding sequence GTGGCGAGCGAGGCGGTGCCGGCTGAGGGTGGCCGGATCGACGCGGTGCTGGTGGCCAACCGCGGGGAGATCGCGGTCCGGGTGATCCGCACCCTGCGTGCGCTGGGCATTCGGGCCATCGCGGTGCACAGCGACGCCGATCGCGACGCTCGGCACGTCGCCGAAGCCGACACCTCCGTCCACATCGGACCGAGCAGTGCGGCGCAGAGCTACCTGTCCGTGCGGCGGGTCGTCGACGCGGCGGTGCGGTCCGGTGCGCAGGCCGTGCACCCGGGCTACGGATTCCTGTCCGAGAACACCGAGTTCGCGCGGGCCTGCGCCGAAGCCGGGCTCCTGTTCATCGGGCCACCGGCCGCGGCGATCGAGGCGATGGGCGACAAGATCCGCGCCAAGGCCACCGTCACCGAAGCGGGCGTGCCCGTCGTGCCCGGCCGCAGCGACCCGGGCATGACCGACGCCGACCTGGTCGACGCCGCGCACGACGTGGGGTTCCCGGTGCTGCTGAAGCCGTCCGCCGGTGGCGGCGGCAAGGGCATGCGGCTCGTCTCGGACCCCGCGAAGCTGCCCGAGCAGATCGCTTCGGCCCGGCGGGAAGCGGGCGCGGCCTTCGGCGACGACACGTTGTTCGTGGAGCGCTTCGTCGCCCGTCCCCGGCACATCGAGGTGCAGGTCCTCGCCGACGCGCACGGCGGCGTGGTGCACCTCGGCGAACGCGAGTGCAGCCTGCAGCGGCGCCACCAGAAGATCATCGAAGAGGCGCCGTCGCCGCTGCTCGACGAGCAGACCCGGCAGCGCATCGGGACCGCCGCGGTCTCCGTCGCGCGCTCGGTCGGCTACGTCGGGGCGGGCACCGTGGAGTTCATCGTCTCCGCCGACCGGCCGGAGGACTTCTTCTTCATGGAGATGAACACCCGGCTGCAGGTGGAGCACCCGGTGACCGAGCTCGTCACCACCGTCGGCGGCCGGCGCGGCTTCGACCTCGTCGAGTGGCAGGTCCGGATCGCCGCTGGCGAGCGGCTGCCGTTCGCGCAGCAGGACCTGTCGCTGGAGGGCCACGCCGCGGAGGCCCGCGTCTACGCCGAAGACCCCGCCCGCGGTTTCCTGCCCAGCGGCGGGCGGGTGCTGGCGGTGCACGAACCCACCGGTGCGCGGGTCGATTCCGGCATCGCGGCGGGCACCGTCGTCGGTTCGGACTACGACCCGATGCTGGCCAAGGTCATCACCTGGGGGCCCGATCGCGGCGCGGCGCTGCGCAGGCTCGACGCCGCGCTTGCCGAGACCGCGGTGCTGGGCGTGACCACGAACGTCGCGTTCCTGCGCGCGCTGCTCGGTCACCCCGAGGTGCGCGCGGGCGAACTCGACACCGGGCTCGTCGAGCGGAACCTGGCGGAGCTCACCGCCGAGTCGGTGCACCCGGAGGTGCTGGTCGCCGCGGCGCTCGCCGACCTCGCCGCCGCCGAACCCGACGACGCCGTCGCCGACCCGTGGCAGGTGCCCGGCGGCTGGCGGCTCGGCGAACCCGCCTGGAGCACGTGGCGCTACGCCGACGCCGAGGTCCGGGTGCGCGGTCGCGCGGCCGACGCGGAGGTCTCGCTGGACGGCGAGGCGGGCCCGGCGAGCGCGGTGCTGCACGGCGACCGGCTCACCGTCACCTACCGCTCCCGCGTCCGCCGCTACCGCCGGGCGCGCGAGGGCGACACCACCTGGCTCGCCGCGGACGGCCGCACCTGGGCCGTCACCGAACACCGGCTGCTCGCCGAACGAGCCGAGCGCGGCGCCGGATCGGGCGGCGCGATCACCAGCCCGATGCCGGGCACCGTGCTGTCGGTCGAGATCAGCGCGGGCCAGGAAGTCCGAAGAGGACAGACGTTGTTCGTGGTGGAGGCGATGAAGATGGAGCACACCGTCACCGCCCCGCTGGACGGGACCGTCACCTCGGTCACCGCCCGCCCCGGAACACCGGTGGCGCTCGACGAAGCGCTCGCCGTGCTCACCGCACACCCTTCCCACCCCGAGGAGCACTGA